DNA sequence from the Rattus rattus isolate New Zealand chromosome 2, Rrattus_CSIRO_v1, whole genome shotgun sequence genome:
cagtcaggagacagaggcaataaAGCACCCATCTGTCTACCCAGTGATCTGCTTTCTCCAACTAAGACgaacctccttcctttccctgtctcACAATAAAGCTTACATACCATGGATCCATTAAGGGCATAGTCCATTCAGAAGCCATcctaccacaaaaaaaaaaaaaaaagctagcaagCTCCCAGCAATGAGCCTTCAGGGAAACGTTCAGATTCAAACcctatcaaaattttaaaaagcatgtagATTATaggtcctatttttttttattttatgcatcgACATGAAGACACTTATGGAATTGgttcctgccctcccccacccccttctttgtCTTTGTGAGAGATGCTCAATTCTAGGTGGCCTATACTCTCCCAACCTATCGGATCACTCCTTTGCTTTTGAAAACaatgagtgctgtgtgtgtgttgcttcgTTTTGTTGGCAGGACGTAAGTAGAGCATGGGCTATTTTTGGATGGCTTTTTAACTACACCCCAGCCCAATGGTGTGAGTTGTACGTGAGTGTCAGACACCAGAAGTAGGAAGGGCGCATTAGTTGACATTAACTTGGGCGTTTCCATCAAAGAACCACAGttctccccacacccaccccaccccacccccaggccggCCGAAAGTTGTATTGCCGTGTACCCACGAGAAATGTGTTTGAGCAGTGAGTGGCCAATATTTCTCCGTGCCAATGGAGGAGAACCCAGGATTCAGTGGAAAGTGAGAATGCTTGCTATTCAGCCCACCCTAGGTTCCATCAACTCACCCTCCTACTGCCTTCCCCAACCCACGCTCACTCTCGCCCTTTCACATTGAGTCTGGGATAGAGAAAAATGCTTTTATTGGTGGTGAACCTAAACAAGGCCGAATGttcctctttcagaggacacaggGTACCAGActggaaaaccaggaaggaaggATTGGAGCCGGGCAGTGGATGCAGGATTCTCTCCTTATTTGGATGTAAGTGCTGCACTCGATTAGTATTTATTTTTGGGACAAGGCATAAGGGCTGAATGGGGCAGGCAGCCCCAGGGATCAGGCTGCGCTCTCTATTTGAAGCACAGGTCTCTCAGGATCTTCCTTGGTAGGCTGAGGAGGTTCTGGCTCCAGGGCAGACGGGAGCACAGACTCCACTGCAGGCTGAGCTGCAGGCTGGCCTTCTGCCGGGCCTTCCGAGTTCCGGACAGGCCCTAGGCGTGGCGGCTTGACTGGCGTGGGCTGTGCTGCTTCAGAGCCTTTACGACTGGAAAAAGCCCTTTTCAGGCTTTGAACCTTCTGTAAGCCAGTGCGTCGCAGCCGCTGAGCCCGGGACTCCACGGGTTCCTCATCAGAACTCTCTCCAACTTCATCCTCTGGCTGCTCTGGGCCTTGCACCAACTGGTCCTCCGGGCCCAAGAGCTCTGGTGCTTTCTGGAAGGCGCGGGCTGGAATTTCAGTCTCCTCCTAAATGTGATGACACAGCTTTGGATTCTTTGACTTGGCCCTGGCACTTAGCCAGATCCAGCCTGAAACTCTCTTCCCCGCGGTTATACTAAGGGAAGCTACTCCACCCTTTGCATCTGCACCAGGAATTGGGGCcaaagagaagaatgagaagggGCGGAGCGGCAAAGGAGCAGAGggatgagcagagagagagggagggtgaacTGTGCAAGTTTGCAAAGTGGATGAAACCCTATAAAGTGAAACAAGGTAACAGTTGTAAGGGCGCTGGAGGAGGCAGAATTACACCCTAATGGTTATTTTCATGGGGTTGGGACTGACCAAATCTGCAGAGTGGCCTGAGTTAAAGCGGGGAGGGCTAGGATTGACCAGGCTGGGAGTGAAAGGGATAAGGCTGCGATGTGGGAAGTGGGTGCGGCTCTGAGAGTCTTCTACAACTGAGAGCAGCACCTAGGGTCAGGAATGTGGAGACCGTGGACCGGTGGATGGAAGGAGCCCCACCTCGGTGAAAACCTAGAGGGTTGGGGGTGTTGCCTGAGGTCACTGACCTTGAAGAGCAGGACGTGCAGCTTCCCGCGCGCCACCAGCAACCCGTGGTTGGCCTCCAGTCGCTGCACCTGAGCGGCGCGGTGCACGGCCCGCTCCTGGGCTGCGTCGGCGTGCGAGCCCACGCGCTCCGCCTTGGCCAGCAGTTGCGCCAGTGTGTTGCTGGTGGTGTCGTGGCTGCGACTCAGCGCGCCCAGGCCACTCTGGATGCGGCGCACCGAGCCCGCCAGGCCGCCCTGCCTCTCAGCCAGGCCCCCCTGCCTCTCCCGCAGCGCCTCTAGCATGGTGGCCAGCTTCTCCAGCAAAGTCACCACGGTGACGGCGTGCACCGGACCCCCAGCCGGCGCCCCGGGCACAGGCCCGGGCTCCAGTGCGCTCTCCCCCATGATCTCTGACCGCCCGGCCTGCTCTCCCTAAGACCGAAGGCTGAGATCTGGGCTGGGCTGCCTTTCCCCGCCTCCTCCCCCAGTTCAGGCCGTGACTCAGCCGGGCGGGAGTTGGCACCTTCCATGGTGGGAAAAGGAGGAGGCCGAGCAAGGGGGCGGAATGTCCAAAGGGGGCTCTTTCGAAGGCTCCGCCCCGGGATCTGCAGGGCAGACAGTCTGTCCCAAAGGCCCCTCTTTTCTGAGTTTGTGCTCCTCTTTCGCCTAGTTTCCTGTGGACCTGATTCAGGCCTATGCTTTCCACAGCAAAGGGCAAACCACTGAAGTTTTCGTTTATTTagtgatggggggtggggggagacgtGTAAGGCAGGGAGGGGTGTTAAAGACACAACCTAAGCCTTCAAAACTGCTGAGCCCCAACGCTGGGCGGAGGCCTGTAAGGTTCGGAATGTTCGGCCTCAGACCCAGGACTGCCTAGGCCCAAGGCAGGGCTTTGTGTCTAGGCGGGCTGGGCGGGGCATCCTCTGATATTCTCCAGGTTTAGCCTCTGGCTTCGTTTAGTGCTATTTCTTCTATTGGATTGTGTTGTCCTACTTCGGATTCCTGGAGTACAGCTCAGCCATGAGTCAGAATAAGTACCGGTTTGTCTGTTTTAATGGGGATTGGCTGTGGTTCCTGCCGAATGCCTTCAATCTGGTCTCTGAAATTGGGGAGTGTGAGGATTTGAAATTGCTGCAGTAGCCAGATACGGTGGTAGAAAGGTACACTGATGTAGGAAGAGCACCAGTTGGAGATCATCGTGGAATGCAGAGTGAGTTTTAGAGTGGAAAATCGCTACTTAAAGGTTGATTGCTAATTCCTGACTTCTGATTGTGAAATTTTTGGTTTTTACTATTTATATTGGAGTTTGATTTGCTCATCCCAGGCCCCGTATTACTGGAGCCATCTGAACCTGACAAAATAACACTgagagtttgagacagggtttcatgtagctcaggcaggCCCTGAACTCGCTGGtcagccaaggatggccttgaacgtCTGATCTTCTTGCTTCCACCACccaactgctgagattacagttgtGCCCCACCAAGCCTACTTAATGctggttctggaaatcaaacccagggccctatGCACGCTAGTCAGCAACTCCAACGGGGCTACATCTTCAACCCCATTTctctgtttttgagatagggactcactgtgtaacccaggcctcaaactcaaaatcttTCTGTCTCAGACACCTGAGTGTTGAAATTCAGGTGTTCATTGACTGACCCATTAATTGGTAGATAAAGCACAGTATTAAGGGTCAAACCCAAAGCCTCAGacatgctaagcaagtattcTGCCACTAAGCCGTACCCTGGCCCAACAACTTGGGAatctttcaaagattttttttatttatttatgtatatatgtgtgtgcatgagtgtgtgctcATACATGTACAAAGACCTGTGGATatcagaaggtgtcagatctcctcaAGCTCTAGTTACTGGTCATTGTGAGGTGTCTGATGTGGATGCTAAAAATCAGATTCCCTTCCTATGTAAGAGTCTCAAgtactcttaatagctgagccatctctccagcttagaCACACAATTGTCTTGGGTCACCCAAAAGCCTACACACATGAATAAGGTTGAGAATTAGTAAGCAATTCTAGCCAAGCTGTCTGGCTAGAATTCTAGCTGTAGATGTTCAAAGATACGATGCCCATCACCATTCATCTCAAGCTTGTGGCTGGTGCTCTTACAACCAAAGTCGGGTCAGAATGGgctacacacctgtaatcctggagCTAAGGATGGTGAGGCAGGAAAGTTAAGACTGTCcctggctacacagggagactgaAATGGCATAGCAAATATATGTAATGGAAGTCTTACATGGCACAGACATCtcaaaagagaacacaaagggaaACTGTCTTGTTctatgctcaagttaataaaaaaagatggagaacTACACAGAAATGGGATTAGACAGAGGGGTGTGGTCTGGTTATAGCAGATGAGAGGGGACCCAGCAAGGCCTGTCTGCCCAAGTTCTTCGTCAACTCTCTGTACAGCCATTCTCCTGGGTAAGGAGCAGAATCCCTCTACAATGAAGATACTAAAGAAAAAGAGTGatctttctaatttcttgagtttcttttccttaactttaaaaattatttagtgtgtgtgtgtgtgtgtgtgtgtgtatgtgtgtgtgtgaatgtgcatgtgagtgcaggtgcccacagagccaACAGCATTAACTCCTCCTAGAGGTGAatttgcaggtggttgtgagccacccagtttGAGTGCTGGCatagaacctgggttctctggaagagcagcaagtgctcttaactactgagtcatcttgttCTGGGAAACAGGTGACATGAGACCAAAGATCAGTAAGGACTTCCATTCTCTGTCAGGTCAAATGCTCAACATGTTGAAATACAGAGCTTTGTGGCATCATTTTCTGAGTCCCAACATGACCCTTTGgccatataaataagaaaaaagaaaagaaaaacaaattgagGTATCTGTAtatttctccttccctcagcATGGTGATTTATGGACGCGGGAGTAGTCAgggttcaaaaaacaaaaacaacaacaaaaaaaaaaaccctacacaaAAAAGTACTCAGGATTTTCAACTAAGACACTAAGACAGATGCTTTCTACAATTAAAAGTCATACTCCCTTTGAGGCAAGACTGTTGCTAGATTACTGATTCACCACTCTGGGTTGTTCATAAACTGGAATTCGTTGTCTCACACCCTAAATGAGTACTTTGTATAAGAAGCATCtttgaggctggagagttggctcagtacttaagggcacttgttgctcttgcagacgacccagcttctggcctcagcactcactgggtagctcacaacaatctgtgaCTGCAGACCCAGGGagtctgaggccctcttctgacttccatgggcacaaGGCACTCATGtgggacacatacatacatgcaagcaaagcacccatacacatcaaacaataaaacaaatctcAGAAGAAATGTCCTTGGTCCTCGACATCAACCTCAGAGAGCCAGATAAGCATTCTTCAGGGACTTATTAACCCTTGGTTTGGTTGTCACAGTGGAAGCCACCAAACCTGAACTGAAACTATGAACCAAAACAAACTTTTTACCTTCTGAATTTTTTCCTTGGGTGCTTagtcacagcaagagaaagctaATACAGATATCACTGCCTATGTCTTTATGAGTGACAACGACTTTCCCTTTGTCTtggctacttttctgttgctgtgacagaacaccacAATCAAGGCAACTGATACAAGAAGGCACTTAATGTGAggttcacagttccagagggttagagtctatGACCAACATGGTGGGGAGCAgagaaaaggcaggcaggcatggtctaGTGCAGTAGCTCAGaacttacatcttgatccacaagcacgAGGCAGAAagaactaactgggaatggcatggacattttgaaaccccaaaccttactcccagtgacacacacctcctccaacagagccacacctcctagtccttcccaaacagttccaccaactgggggccaagcattcatatatatgagcTTACAGGGcccatttcattcaaaccacaacactttGTGAAccaaatgctgctgctgctgctccttttCATTCCACCGATGCACTTCCAAGTGCCTGTGGTGGAGTCCTGCTAGGTATAGGAAAACACAAGCTTGACTCCATTTTGAATGCTgctagtcattttttttctcactggaGCACCTCTGTTGTTGTATGTTTAAGAAATGAGATGCTAGGTCTCTGTACTGAGTTAACAGCCTGCCTTCCACATCCTCTCCTATTTGCCATACATCTTGAGAATTATGTGCTCTAGGGTTGTAGACCAGACACAAACTCAAGTTGGGCTAAAAGATTCCAGAGACCATGCCTATTCCCATGAATCCACCTCTCCCAAAGAGAGTAGATCAGAAATCCAGAGCACCCAGCTCCTGGGAGGAAACCCTCTATTAGATGCTCTTTGATGGTCAGCTGACTTCCTGCCGTGGAATGATTTGGAGTATTGTTACTATTCTTTTACTGGGAACCCCATAAGAGTTTCCAGGGGCGTGAGCTAAAGCAGACTTGTTGCCAGCCTACAAACTGGAGAGGGTGATTCATGCCATGTGCCAAGCAAGCATCTGGGGGTAGGTGTGTTATTTAGACCACGGTTTCACTCGGAGTTGTGAAAATGATATTGGACAtgtttttgtggttattttaaaATGCTCTAAGAATGGTAATGAAGCAAATGGAGCTATAATTCTAAGTAAAACTGCCCCTGCTCCATCACAATGCCCAAATATGTAACTTTGCTGGTCAGTGCTGTAAATGTTCTTTATTCTTTCCCACACTACATATCatactttttaaagagaagattTTCATtatcctgtaaaataaaatgactaatcctgttttgtttgtttgctaaaagacaaaataaaggtAGAGAATGAGCCTCAGAGGACAGGCACTCCCTTCCAGCCTTTGTCATGGGCGTCCTGTCTACGGAAGGGGTAAGGCCATGCCACACAATAAGGGGCTCAGTGCTACTCGCAGTTTAAATATCTATGAGTTTGGGGCAGCAGGAAAAAAGAATGTTCACTGGTTCCAGGAGCTGAACCAGGAATTAAAGCAAATGGATAAACCCTGGGATGTTATAGTGTGACCAAGAGACACGGGAATGCCTTCAATGGCAAGAATCAGGCATACTCCTTACTCAGATGACTgattatttgatttctttgtttgtttgtttgtttggggtttttttttgcctttcttcaatttttatagGCTGAATATTAATCTTTCAGAAAGATATGCATGAGTCCTAACTCCCGATACTGTGAGTGGGAGCACATTTGGATTCTGAGTTAACGCTCTTAAGATGAGATCTCCTTGAACTAAGGTAGGCCCCCAGACTGCTGTCTTTATAAGGGGAGATGCAGGACCTCAGTCAAGAAGGAGATGTGAAGACTGAGGCCGATACTGTGCAGCAGCCACAATGTCAGTCTTATACATGTTGGAGaagcacatggtatacatacattgTCCTGCCCAGGCAGGCACAAATCGAGGCCTGACAATGATAGTCAGTGCCACCACACACTAGAAGAGGCAGATGGTAGATATAAATTGTCCTGCCCAGCTTTCTGGGGCATCTGATGCTGCTGACACTGATTCTGTATATCTATGAAAACAATTATTTGGAAGAGTGTTTTAatgattctttcctttccttctttctttgttttcttccttttattatttaatttatatctttTCATTACTATTTTTAGAAATAGTCTCACAGAGTCCACACTGGCGTTGGCCTTGAATTTTCAGTGTAGATCTTCTGATCTTCttgaatgctagaattaaagctTGCACCAATATGCCCAGTTCCCCACTGTCCCCCActatccccctccccacaccccgtACTGAGGAAGAGACCCATGACctagagaattctgggaaagcaTCTGCCATGGAGATACATCCCTAACTCTACATTTCTATTGCTCTAAGTCAGATGCATTTACAATAGCTGGATACGGCAGTTTTAGGAAACGAATAGAATAGAGATGCTGCCTTAAAGCACCAAAGAATGAAAAAACACATTGTCACAGCAGGCAACGGTTGGGAGGGAGGAGTGTTGCTCACTGTTGTCATTtgggtttgctttgctttcaGAAATGgctccttggggttggggatttagctcagtggtagagcacttgcctagcaagcgcaaggccctgggttcggtccccagctccgaaaaaaagaaaaaaaaaaaaaaaaaagaaatggctcctTTTCCATCTTGCCTAAGTGTCTGCAGAGCAGCTTCCTAGGGTGAGTGGTGAGATGGTGAGATGGTGTTCCTATGCATTCACTGGCCTGAGCAGGCAAAACTGCAGACCTAGCCTCTGGCTGGAAAATGCTGGCAGTAGGTGCACTTCCTTCCCCTGTAGAGAGGTCCTGTCCCATCTGGAAATCAAGGTTGTTGGTATTCCCTACATGAATTCCCTCTGTAGAGTCTGAAAACATTCTCCTCCTTGATTTGTAGGGCATGGAGGGTTCTAGACATTGTGTGAGGGTTTCCCTTGACGTTACTATAGGAATTCATAGCAAAGTTTAGACACTTCCCTGGGTAGTGAAAGAAGGTCAGGTGGATCATTTGTCCAAAGCGCACAGTGTGCTTCAGAGCATTATGTCCCAAGATGAGAGTGAAGTTGTCAGGAGGCCAGAACTTCAGAAACTATACTTGCTACTGGAACCAGTCACAAGAGTGGAGGAGTTAGAACATTCCAAAAAACACAAAGCCTAAAATCCATTAGTGAATAGTCTCCAATGAGCCCTTTTCTATAAAGGAATTCGAAGCATCTGGCATCAGAGAATTGCAGACTGGATGAGGACTCCCACTTTAGACAAACCACTAAGAGGCATCTGACAAACAACAGCCCTCCCCCTGATATTTCTCAGCTGCACTCTGATTCAAGTGTTAATCCTACCACTGGCACGAGTCCAGAATTGGCAGGATCCCGGTCAGGCTGGGAGTGAGTTGAGAGGTGAGGAGAAGGGAACAGGAATCCTTCTCCAAGGATCTACAGTTCTTTTGGGCATAGGCCTTCTCTGATGatcttcaatgaaacagctctctgagaTGATCTCGTGATAGCTTGTGCATATACCTCTATTTGGGGTGGGCTTATACACATACGCTTTATTTAGGGTGAACCAGAATTATATAGTTTTGGGGAAAAGGATAGGAATATCCAgggtgggcaaaggtcattggctgaaggctaaggTAGTGAGaagcctcattagcatgggaagGCAtcccaggaatctcaggtgcaaGGCTGTATGAGGTTCCTCAGGTAGGTGTTCTGGGTTCCAGGACCTCCCgggtagagaagaggaagcccagaTGACAAAGGGAGTCCAccattttgcactgagctcaAGACTTTCAGACTTTGACCTTAGCAGCAGGGTTTCCTGACACTCACTGTTTTATCTTACCACATTCTCCCACATATTGATAACTAGACACAAAGAAGGTTAAGTCAGTCACAAAGCACCTAGTGTCCATATCTGGGAAGTAATATGACTTACGTAGCTTCGCACTAGTTGGGAATAGTAGCACAGCTCTGTAATCCCGTACTTGCAGGGTTGAAACATAAAGATTACCATGAATGAgtctagcttgggctacatagtgaaagccaggccagccaggatgtTGAGGAACACTGTTCCAAGCATACTGTGCCTGTTGCCATCTTGAAATCAAAGCAGCTGTGATTACCCATAGGAGACACTCACAAGAGTGGACCCACTAGCATCGCCTCATAGAAATGGCTCTTGAGGCTCCTCCCTGAGCACACATAATTGTTTAATAATTGCTTTGGGGGCTACCTTAATTCTAGCTCCCCATAAGTTGCCCGTGTTTTTATAGGTAATCCCAAATGAACTCAACGAGATAGATTTGGGTGGAATCATCTCTTTGATTTGTCACTGATCTGGGGTTTGTTCATGTCTCTACATGAAAACTCATGCAACATAGAGTAAACACgtgagtttatttaaaaaaaaaaaacagaagaaggaaggagtgagggagaaagtggggagggagggaagaagagagagagaaggaaggaaggaagcaaggaaggaaggaaggactgactCATCTACATTTACATACTATAAAACTTGTACAAAATGAGCTATCAAGATAGCCCCACAGGTAAAATACTGGGTAAAGCTATTGTCTACAGAAGCCTGAAAAGGTGAATTTGATCCCATGATGAAAGGGCaccccaccctcacacacacacagacacacacacatacatcatacacacatgtacacaacaccatatatacatatacacttgcacacacaggtgcacacatacatcatacatgcatgcatacatacatacatacacgacACACAAGGaaacttttttaattttcaagacatTGAGGACACCATATATTACGCTTGCGTGGCTCCATCTGAACAGAAAAGCtatagaggcagagagacataATGTCCAGATGGTGCTTTACTTAGAAAGGTTACAAAATGGAAATCGTGATTCCTCAAAGAATAGCAACTGCTGTCTGTCTTTAATTCGGGATTTGGACTATCCTGGGGAATCCAGATTAGAGTCCCACCTGCTGAAGCTTGGAGGGTCAAGAAAAGTCAACTTAGGTTCCCGTTAGGTTGACCCCAGAAAGACAGGGCAGCTCTATGGCTGAGATCCCTGGGTAAGTCCAGTCACTTATATGCCTCATGGGCAGACATCCTGTGTTACCGCTGCCTGCTCGAAATCTCAGCTATCACAAAGAACAGACAAACATCTACTTTAGCATCATCCAACACAAAAATAATGcacaaaattttttaattttctagtatttgggttgaaaaaataaaaagaaagcagtgaaatggtgccacatgcctttaatcccagtacagaggcaggagacagaggcaggcatatctaagtttgaggtcagctttggtctacagagagagttccaggacagccagagctacagaagaaaaccctgtctcaaaaattaattaattaaataatagaaaaaataagtGAGGTTATAAACCTAGGAgtgcacatctgcaatcccagcacttgggagatagaagtgGGAGGATCTAAAGTTCAAAAACCACCCTGTTTTTGAAGggatactgtctcaaaacacaaggcagGTCAGGGAAGAAGTaacaaaagagaggaagaaaggaagaatgaaagaaagacagaaagaaagaaacaaagaaacaaagaaagaaacaaagaaggtaggtaggta
Encoded proteins:
- the Cavin3 gene encoding caveolae-associated protein 3; amino-acid sequence: MGESALEPGPVPGAPAGGPVHAVTVVTLLEKLATMLEALRERQGGLAERQGGLAGSVRRIQSGLGALSRSHDTTSNTLAQLLAKAERVGSHADAAQERAVHRAAQVQRLEANHGLLVARGKLHVLLFKEETEIPARAFQKAPELLGPEDQLVQGPEQPEDEVGESSDEEPVESRAQRLRRTGLQKVQSLKRAFSSRKGSEAAQPTPVKPPRLGPVRNSEGPAEGQPAAQPAVESVLPSALEPEPPQPTKEDPERPVLQIESAA